One segment of Dehalococcoidia bacterium DNA contains the following:
- a CDS encoding DUF2298 domain-containing protein translates to MAETLSWWLAVTVIGLIAFPFVFLFFPRLPDRGYAFAKVFGILIVGYVFWILGSAWVLRNTFGGIVWTLLIVGVAAAIVARRKQDELIAFVQRQWKPLLTIEGLFLVAFVVAAFLRSYTPDIAGTEKPMDFAFLNASARSEHFPPNDPWLSGHAISYYYGGYFLVAMIGKLAQVETSVGYNLGLAMIAALAAVAVFGLVYNLVAIHDRPAAGEKSNPAVAPARSVPLLPRPLFFGLAASVLLLVMGNLEGLFEFLAAHNVGSTGFWQWVDIKNLQAVRDNEGWYPSQHWWWWRAARIVPPDAPETITEFPFFSFLLGDLHPHVMSIPFVVLTLGAAVRLLQEPEPLDLSFWERHTWLLAGFAVLVGGLSFLNTWDFPTFLFLLIVVAAVRNYLTLGRWDRRLILATAGFAAPLVIASVLAYVPYHKAFVPQFGFASQAEGIAPVSEMGTLPFHALIMWGPLAVIVIPFAVQRLAASLRRQPLRDRDLLALVPAGVVVFLWLFANAAGGSLGDAVSERGSAWLTMAILLALLSLLLMTLLREIEAKEADGREMPVVVSLALSALAVLLIVGPEFFFVKDVFGNRMNTVFKFYYQAWILLAAGGGFALYYLVARWALPRPQVRVRWQSAWAAGAVLLIAPAMLYPLGGTFSRTNDFDGERTLDGLAWSRKAYPDDYAAARWLEENADRSAVMVEMVGSEEVGYEYGIAGRISGWTGIPTILAWPAHQRQWRGSYEPFAGRQEDVERLYSTEDADEAWRIIAGYGIDYVYVGTLERRTYSAAALDKFAGMLDPVYQSGDVVVYQVRGTTAGEARP, encoded by the coding sequence ATGGCTGAGACGCTCTCCTGGTGGCTGGCCGTCACCGTTATCGGTCTCATTGCTTTTCCCTTCGTCTTCCTTTTCTTCCCCCGTTTGCCCGACCGCGGCTACGCGTTCGCCAAGGTCTTCGGCATTCTCATTGTCGGATATGTCTTCTGGATACTAGGCTCGGCGTGGGTGCTGCGAAACACCTTCGGCGGGATCGTCTGGACGTTGCTAATCGTCGGTGTCGCCGCCGCAATCGTCGCCCGGCGAAAGCAGGACGAGCTGATCGCCTTCGTACAGCGGCAGTGGAAGCCACTGCTCACGATCGAAGGGCTGTTCCTCGTCGCCTTCGTCGTCGCTGCTTTCCTCCGCTCTTATACGCCCGATATCGCGGGGACGGAGAAGCCGATGGACTTCGCGTTCCTGAACGCCTCCGCCCGCAGCGAGCATTTCCCTCCCAACGACCCGTGGCTCTCGGGACACGCTATAAGCTATTACTACGGTGGCTACTTTCTGGTCGCGATGATCGGCAAGTTGGCGCAGGTCGAGACGAGCGTCGGCTACAACCTGGGCCTGGCGATGATCGCCGCCCTGGCCGCTGTCGCCGTCTTCGGCCTCGTGTACAACCTCGTCGCTATCCACGACCGTCCGGCCGCCGGAGAAAAGTCCAATCCGGCGGTCGCTCCCGCACGAAGCGTTCCGCTGCTGCCGCGCCCGCTGTTCTTCGGGCTTGCCGCTTCCGTGCTGCTGCTTGTGATGGGCAACCTGGAAGGGCTCTTCGAGTTCCTAGCTGCCCACAACGTGGGCTCCACGGGGTTCTGGCAATGGGTCGACATCAAGAATCTCCAGGCGGTGCGGGACAACGAGGGCTGGTATCCCAGCCAGCACTGGTGGTGGTGGCGTGCCGCTCGTATCGTCCCGCCTGACGCCCCGGAGACGATCACCGAGTTCCCCTTCTTCAGCTTTCTTCTCGGCGACCTTCACCCGCACGTAATGTCGATACCGTTCGTCGTGCTGACGCTGGGCGCGGCGGTGCGCCTTCTGCAAGAACCGGAGCCGCTCGACCTCTCGTTCTGGGAGAGGCACACGTGGCTGCTCGCGGGTTTCGCCGTGCTCGTGGGCGGGCTTTCGTTCCTTAACACGTGGGACTTCCCGACCTTTCTGTTTTTGCTGATCGTGGTGGCCGCGGTCCGCAACTACCTGACCCTCGGCCGTTGGGACAGGCGTCTCATCCTTGCCACCGCGGGCTTCGCGGCGCCGCTGGTCATCGCGTCCGTGCTTGCATACGTGCCGTATCACAAGGCGTTCGTGCCCCAGTTCGGCTTCGCGAGCCAGGCAGAGGGGATCGCGCCCGTCTCGGAGATGGGGACGCTTCCCTTCCATGCCCTGATCATGTGGGGGCCGCTTGCCGTCATCGTAATCCCGTTCGCCGTGCAGAGGCTGGCGGCGTCGCTGCGCCGACAGCCCCTGCGTGACCGCGATCTCCTGGCGCTCGTGCCGGCGGGAGTGGTTGTGTTCCTCTGGTTGTTCGCGAACGCGGCCGGCGGCAGCCTGGGCGATGCCGTGTCCGAGAGGGGAAGCGCCTGGCTGACGATGGCAATTCTCCTCGCGCTGCTTTCGCTGCTCCTGATGACGTTGCTGCGGGAGATCGAAGCGAAGGAAGCGGACGGACGGGAGATGCCGGTCGTCGTCTCGCTGGCGCTGAGCGCGCTGGCGGTACTCCTCATCGTCGGGCCCGAGTTCTTCTTCGTCAAGGATGTCTTCGGCAACCGCATGAACACCGTTTTCAAATTCTACTACCAGGCGTGGATACTGCTTGCTGCCGGGGGTGGCTTCGCCCTGTACTACCTGGTGGCGCGCTGGGCGCTGCCTCGCCCGCAGGTACGGGTGCGCTGGCAGAGCGCGTGGGCGGCCGGCGCCGTCCTGCTGATTGCCCCCGCGATGCTGTACCCGCTGGGCGGCACGTTTAGCAGGACGAACGACTTCGACGGAGAGCGGACGCTCGACGGCCTGGCCTGGTCGAGAAAGGCCTATCCGGACGACTATGCCGCGGCTCGCTGGCTGGAGGAGAACGCCGACCGCTCGGCGGTGATGGTCGAGATGGTGGGCAGCGAGGAGGTCGGCTACGAGTACGGGATCGCCGGGCGCATCTCGGGCTGGACGGGTATTCCCACCATCCTCGCCTGGCCGGCGCACCAGCGGCAGTGGCGCGGCAGCTACGAGCCGTTCGCGGGTCGTCAGGAAGATGTCGAACGGCTGTACAGCACAGAGGACGCCGACGAAGCATGGCGGATAATCGCCGGCTACGGGATTGACTATGTTTACGTGGGCACGCTGGAGCGACGGACCTACAGCGCGGCCGCCCTCGATAAGTTTGC
- the ftsY gene encoding signal recognition particle-docking protein FtsY yields MPLFRRSPEPEEEAHTTEQALERTRKSWFSRLGGLFDRSQIDESLWEELEELLIAADTGVATTQKVLDDVRDLVERERVKDPALARNALKQELVDILRSTPPRGTLWRDGSEEPPRPPAVILVVGVNGTGKTTSIGKLAHAYREDGCRVIVAAADTFRAAAVEQMKEWGERAGAEVVAHKQGADPGAVVFDALEAADRRGAGVVIIDTAGRLHTKSNLMEELRKILRVIQRKHPDAPHEVLLVLDATTGQNALTQAKAFMEAVDVTAICLAKLDGTSKGGIVFAISDQLGIPVRFIGTGERLQDLSLFSPEEFVEALFR; encoded by the coding sequence TTGCCCCTCTTCCGCCGTTCCCCTGAACCTGAAGAAGAAGCCCATACCACCGAGCAAGCGCTGGAGAGAACGCGAAAGAGCTGGTTCTCGCGCCTCGGCGGCCTCTTCGATCGGTCGCAGATTGACGAGTCACTCTGGGAAGAACTCGAGGAGCTGCTTATCGCCGCCGATACCGGCGTCGCCACCACGCAGAAGGTGCTCGATGACGTGCGAGACCTGGTGGAGCGCGAGCGGGTGAAGGACCCGGCGCTGGCGCGCAACGCTCTCAAGCAGGAGCTCGTCGACATTCTGAGGTCGACGCCGCCCCGTGGTACCCTCTGGCGCGATGGTTCCGAGGAGCCGCCCAGGCCGCCGGCGGTGATACTGGTCGTGGGCGTGAACGGCACCGGCAAGACGACAAGCATCGGAAAGCTGGCGCACGCCTATCGCGAGGACGGTTGCAGGGTCATCGTCGCCGCCGCCGACACGTTCCGCGCCGCCGCCGTCGAGCAGATGAAGGAGTGGGGCGAGCGCGCGGGCGCGGAGGTGGTCGCGCACAAGCAGGGCGCCGACCCGGGCGCCGTCGTCTTCGACGCGCTGGAGGCGGCCGACCGCAGGGGCGCGGGCGTCGTCATCATCGACACGGCGGGGCGCCTGCACACGAAATCAAACCTCATGGAAGAGCTGCGGAAGATACTGCGCGTCATCCAGCGCAAGCACCCGGACGCGCCCCACGAGGTGCTGCTCGTGCTCGACGCGACGACGGGGCAGAACGCCCTCACGCAGGCGAAGGCATTCATGGAAGCGGTCGACGTCACGGCCATCTGCCTCGCCAAGCTCGACGGCACGTCGAAGGGGGGCATTGTCTTTGCCATCTCCGACCAGCTCGGCATCCCCGTGCGGTTCATCGGCACCGGCGAGCGTTTGCAGGACCTGAGCCTGTTTTCGCCTGAGGAGTTCGTTGAAGCCCTTTTCCGCTAG